The Salvia splendens isolate huo1 chromosome 21, SspV2, whole genome shotgun sequence genome includes a window with the following:
- the LOC121783210 gene encoding uncharacterized protein LOC121783210 isoform X2, translating to MERSLHSSAGMEDTWRRQLWRQSEFPPPPSSLLDSRAQLSDADCRLYMQLLQESMPLTGGMTRDHMPSNMHGVDNLGHADLGASFLSLISGPTVHVPCDQQHLLNPNTLLVSNPHPPSGGTANGFPRGSRVSVLPGFSWPHRLDLPNFTSGSFFQPSTSSNADANCRNNYEILQTASLDVRKSQTVACQNSHEKGKVNCLYPPTGSNTSSKILEKYPLITASPKFPVDNNASVCSPYNPSNSFFRVSCCGISGSLLLSDTGLLGVVCACHGLCMSISKFLEHSGSCDADPGNAVFMDNGETIAHWWKVFSSKIRIRVLEGPRGWDWPEGISVASGLTDHPISSLSNSSITLNQVDSCRASASYEQKSRSSINSKDNHSCRNIVDEYLHRGTDRPSRDCGNSFFKNFMSNSHQTQHLHGLLNSTSVHSEKASQPVVSSLNLKTSCSGFSDGSENSLIVEKPGVSSSIELRLGQPSQKSLTLNMKHQLAVGSNIHGIHEEASNVFFQDKLRQTKANKWQGSGPTHQFANINSSPAGRRRPTHLEHSHGVGGGYAATANCWKDSSNISLQTTTNLSSKLQTNNPETKCQFRNIYENSSYRHACENIHYESNANERDKIYLPCSSLASTIKELGMDVSNGPSKMNEEKVVEYALDGLVSAAKSHIEVRGELKGKGRSCNLDLGENSAAFLGKHLDSHHVSTTPTDKSYGGEFSNNYLKISSLSDITHFSYNNLKPIRNLMISEEMPLGPTAQDSVFVHNAVPTLPKENSSLIRKGLQYKSVEMPGAWNMFDLSGRDNGPPVRGVQEHEIAKNPCVLSPVTIAPSTSQDSAQLRDSLSIIKSPETGDKSRLPGYWIGYNCERFCTKGRSQYAENSGLPHMEQLYLRGSECNFTRSKKEHSSQGLSYASVPEKCSSTNQENYLAGQYDLNDDNFGNMAKGDRSGLDTTSSLHSKLKTNFSFLETTKSFDKAKSSVVPNTKSAESCYFQWRDVPKKGTGNCSLTGKEREVVSHSPLGCPAADVSKSLAEFTPIVVPVKEHEITNISSGCSAPDVTQSSSEVNKKESPTTEVRNIRFADNLVLDNGSGNVRSCSSDDALDSESGPEFYESVSKINSIKSKPFKLVPRKESLSLVEEIRVKNSLQLKMPPYKIKRSYTFHEDSDCLQNFELAPKKKRKTVKWKKLDVSGNSSIDNKTPKCSEELGQNANSFSDMQIQHKGDQQQSPSSCAEYVEQSDKQRNSAFPAATWISRGKDFKEVQHEHQQQWNTCKSLVVNDTLRASEVLRKKRLRLNEDSSRPIETREKFCSGAALTGKWTSLGGCNSLSKSSFEKRIVRPTVCGKYGIISNGNPSKPTKIVPLRVVLKTAASLVDKSSRKADNYKKLKSTSVKEKKMRVIHVNETVLGKKVQKSRVNKCGSRSSHSIELESSDWSDELDTASCSETDGSDYPSSYALQKGIKHSTADSKTEDKLRTKFKEGRKRSLHELLFKGNSSSVLNEVVETTSRCCGVVMKNAVDGRAQTSESNDALRCSEKHLPENSDMFGCVCGGSNKDEHSQLLQCNRFLLKGLRDEGEAVDNKNVSFHQRCMPYATSHVIIPDSDSESLQTGERFSCARTEGRKREGFFHNRSRDGNRSGGCLVPQEQLNAWQHINRQKPQRKGLPMLLSCNVESDCRKAYTRYKQSKSWKQLVVYKSGIHALGLYTSQFISCGAMVVEYVGEIVGLRVADRRESEYHSGKKLQHKSACYFFKIDKEHIIDATRKGGIARFVNHSCEPNCVAKVISVRTEKKVVFFAERDIYPGEEITYDYHFNHEDEGEKIPCYCNSKNCRRYLN from the exons ATGGAGAGAAGCCTGCATTCGTCGGCAGGAATGGAGGACACGTGGCGGAGACAGCTGTGGCGACAGTCCGAGTTTCCTCCTCCGCCCTCCTCATTGCTCGATTCCCGTGCTCAG CTCTCTGATGCAGATTGTCGTCTTTATATGCAATTGCTGCAAGAATCAATGCCATTAACTGGTGGAATGACCCGGGATCACATGCCATCTAACATGCATGGTGTCGACAACTTGGGCCATGCTGATCTTGGAGCTTCATTCTTATCTCTGATTTCAGGTCCAACGGTTCATGTGCCCTGTGATCAGCAGCATTTATTGAATCCAAATACATTACTGGTCTCCAATCCACATCCACCAAGCGGTGGGACTGCCAATGGATTTCCCAGAGGAAGCAGAGTTTCGGTCTTGCCTGGTTTCTCATGGCCACACAGATTGGACTTGCCAAATTTTACTTCGGGATCGTTTTTTCAACCTTCTACTTCGTCTAATGCTGATGCAAACTGTCGAAACAATTATGAGATACTTCAGACTGCAAGCTTGGATGTTCGAAAATCACAGACAGTAGCATGCCAGAACTCTCATGAGAAAGGCAAAGTAAATTGTTTATACCCCCCGACTGGGAGTAACACTAGCAGTAAGATACTAGAGAAGTATCCCCTCATAACAGCTTCCCCGAAATTTCCGGTAGACAACAATGCATCTGTTTGCTCCCCTTACAATCCTTCCAACAGTTTTTTTCGCGTTTCATGTTGTGGCATCA GTGGAAGCTTACTTCTCAGTGATACTGGACTTCTTGGAGTTGTTTGCGCATGCCATGGTCTGTGCATGTCAATCTCCAAATTCTTAGAG CATTCAGGTTCTTGTGATGCTGACCCTGGGAATGCAGTTTTTATGGATAATGGAGAGACTATAGCTCACTGGTGGAAGGTCTTCTCATCCAAAATCAGG ATTAGAGTGTTGGAAGGGCCCAGAGGATGGGATTGGCCTGAAGGAATTTCAGTGGCGTCGGGTTTGACAGATCATCCTATTTCCAGCTTGTCAAACAGTTCCATCACGTTGAATCAAGTAGACTCTTGTAGAGCTTCAGCAAGCTATGAGCAGAAAAGTCGCAGTTCCATAAATTCGAAGGACAATCATAGTTGCAGGAACATTGTTGATGAATATCTACACCGTGGAACAGATAGACCGTCAAGAGATTGCGGAAATTCttttttcaaaaacttcatgAGCAATTCTCACCAAACTCAACATTTGCATGGACTGCTAAACTCAACTTCTGTACATTCAGAGAAAGCTTCTCAGCCTGTTGTGTCCTCGCTTAATTTAAAAACATCATGCAGTGGCTTCAGTGATGGTTCAGAAAACAGTTTAATTGTTGAGAAACCTGGAGTTTCCTCTAGTATTGAATTGAGACTTGGGCAGCCGTCACAGAAAAGCCTGACATTGAATATGAAACATCAACTTGCTGTCGGGTCTAATATACATGGCATACACGAGGAGGCCTCAAATGTGTTTTTCCAGGATAAGCTTCGTCAGACAA AAGCCAATAAATGGCAAGGTAGTGGACCGACTCATCAGTTTgcaaatattaattctagtcCGGCCGGAAGAAGGAGGCCAACTCATTTGGAGCATTCACATGGTGTGGGAGGAGGCTATGCTGCAACTGCCAATTGCTGGAAAGACTCATCAAATATTAGCTTGCAAACAACAACCAACTTAAGTTCTAAGTTGCAAACAAACAACCCCGAGACAAAGTGTCAATTCAGAAACATTTATGAGAATAGCAGTTACAGGCATGCCTGTGAGAATATTCATTATGAATCCAATGCTAATGAAAGAGACAAAATTTATCTTCCATGTAGTTCGCTGGCTAGTACCATCAAGGAATTGGGTATGGATGTGTCGAATGGCCCTAGCAAAATGAACGAGGAAAAAGTAGTGGAATATGCTTTGGATGGCTTGGTCAGTGCAGCCAAATCACATATTGAAGTCAGAGGGGAACTTAAGGGAAAGGGAAGAAGTTGTAACTTAGATCTGGGAGAGAACTCCGCAGCTTTTCTAGGGAAACACCTTGATTCCCACCATGTATCTACCACGCCTACTGATAAATCATATGGTGGAGAATTCTCAAACAATTACTTGAAGATCTCTTCTCTTTCTGATATTACCCACTTCAGTTATAATAATCTCAAACCTATCCGAAATCTAATGATTTCTGAAGAGATGCCTCTGGGGCCCACCGCCCAAGATTCAGTGTTTGTCCACAATGCAGTTCCAACATTGCCAAAAGAAAACAGTAGTCTAATAAGAAAAGGTTTGCAGTACAAGAGTGTGGAAATGCCTGGTGCGTGGAACATGTTTGATTTATCTGGCAGAGACAATGGCCCACCTGTGAGAGGTGTCCAAGAACATGAGATCGCAAAAAATCCTTGTGTACTGTCTCCTGTGACAATTGCTCCATCAACATCACAGGATTCTGCACAATTACGTGATTCTTTGAGTATAATAAAATCTCCAGAAACGGGAGACAAGTCAAGGTTGCCTGGATATTGGATTGGCTATAATTGTGAGAGATTTTGTACAAAAG GAAGATCTCAGTATGCCGAAAATTCTGGACTTCCTCACATGGAGCAGCTTTACTTAAG GGGATCTGAATGCAACTTTACTCGCAGCAAGAAAGAGCACTCCTCACAAGGTTTATCATATGCCTCTGTACCTGAAAAGTGCAGCTCTACTAACCAAGAAAATTATTTGGCTGGGCAGTATGACTTGAATGATGATAACTTTGGTAATATGGCAAAAGGAGATAGAAGTGGATTAGATACAACAAGCTCACTTCACTCGAAGTTGAAGACAAACTTTAGTTTTCTGGAGACAACTAAATCTTTTGATAAAGCTAAAAGTTCTGTGGTACCAAACACGAAGAGTGCTGAATCTTGTTATTTTCAGTGGAGAGACGTGCCCAAAAAAGGAACAGGGAATTGCAGTTTGACTGGTAAAGAACGGGAAGTTGTTTCGCACAGTCCTTTGGGATGCCCTGCTGCTGATGTTTCTAAGTCGCTTGCTGAATTTACTCCGATTGTGGTTCCCGTGAAGGAGCATGAAATAACTAATATCTCTTCTGGATGTTCTGCTCCTGATGTGACCCAGTCATCCAGTGAGGTTAACAAGAAAGAGTCTCCTACTACTGAAGTTAGGAATATCAGGTTTGCTGATAATCTAGTTCTCGATAACGGATCCGGAAATGTCAGAAGCTGTTCATCTGATGATGCACTTGATTCAGAATCCGGTCCTGAATTCTATGAATCAGTGTCCAAGATCAACTCGATCAAGAGCAAACCATTCAAACTAGTTCCTAGGAAGGAATCTCTTAGTCTAGTTGAAGAGATCAGAGTAAAAAATTCATTGCAATTAAAAATGCCACCATACAAGATCAAGAGAAGTTACACCTTTCATGAAGACAGTGATTGTTTACAGAATTTTGAGTTAGCTCCTAAAAAGAAGAGGAAAACAGTTAAATGGAAGAAGCTGGATGTCTCTGGAAACTCCTCCATTGATAACAAAACCCCAAAATGCTCTGAGGAACTTGGACAGAATGCTAATTCATTCTCAGACATGCAGATACAACATAAAGGTGATCAACAACAAAGTCCTAGCAGTTGTGCAGAGTATGTTGAGCAAAGTGACAAGCAGAGAAATTCTGCTTTTCCTGCTGCCACATGGATCTCCCGTGGAAAAGACTTCAAGGAAGTTCAACATGAACATCAGCAGCAATGGAACACATGTAAAAGTTTGGTGGTTAATGATACTTTAAGAGCTTCTGAAGTGTTGAGAAAGAAAAGGTTAAGACTAAATGAAGATTCTTCCAGACCTATAGAAACTCGAGAAAAATTTTGTAGTGGTGCTGCATTGACTGGAAAATGGACATCATTAGGTGGCTGTAATTCTCTCAGTAAATCCAGCTTTGAGAAACGGATTGTCAGGCCAACAGTTTGTGGGAAGTACGGAATTATTTCTAATGGAAATCCATCAAAGCCAACAAAAATTGTTCCCTTGAGAGTGGTTCTCAAGACTGCCGCGTCTCTTGTAGATAAAAGCAGCAGAAAAGCTGACAACTATAAGAAACTCAAATCCACATCTGTAAAAGAAAAGAAGATGAGGGTTATACATGTAAATGAAACAGTTTTGGGCAAGAAAGTACAGAAGAGTCGAGTGAATAAGTGTGGATCTCGCAGTTCACATTCTATTGAACTGGAATCTAGTGACTGGAGTGATGAATTAGACACAGCATCCTGCTCTGAAACTGATGGAAGTGATTATCCGTCATCATATGCTTTGCAGAAAGGCATCAAACATAGTACTGCTGACAGCAAAACCGAGGATAAGCTGAGAACAAAGTTCAAGGAAGGTCGTAAGCGAAGCCTTCATGAACTCTTATTCAAGG GAAATAGTTCCAGCGTTTTAAACGAAGTGGTGGAAACAACTAGCAGATGTTGCGGAGTGGTGATGAAAAATGCTGTGGATGGTAGAGCTCAAACAAGTGAATCGAACGATGCACTGAG ATGCTCAGAGAAACACCTACCTGAAAACTCAGACATGTTTGGTTGTGTTTGCGGGGGATCAAACAAAGATGAACACAGTCAATTACTACAGTGCAATAGGTTTTTACTTAAG GGGCTTCGAGATGAGGGTGAAGCTGTTGACAATAAGAATGTTAGCTTTCATCAGAGATGCATGCCTTATGCGACATCTCATGTGATAATACCTGATAGTGACAGTGAAAGCCTTCAAACTGGAGAGAGGTTCAGCTGTGCTCGAACTGAG GGTCGTAAACGAGAAGGATTTTTTCACAATCGTTCTCGTGACGGAAATCGAAGTGGTGGTTGCCTTGTTCCTCAAGAGCAACTCAATGCATGGCAGCACATAAATCGACAGAAGCCACAGAGAAAAGGGCTTCCAATGCTGTTAAGTTGCAATGTTGAATCAGACTGCCGG AAGGCTTACACTCGGTATAAGCAATCAAAAAGTTGGAAACAGTTGGTGGTGTATAAATCAGGCATACATGCTTTGGGTCTCTACACGTCACAGTTCATCTCTTGTGGAGCCATG GTTGTAGAGTACGTAGGCGAAATAGTGGGGCTGCGCGTGGCAGACAGAAGGGAGAGTGAATATCATTCAGGAAAGAAGCTGCAGCATAAGAGTGCATGTTATTTCTTCAAGATAGATAAAGAGCACATTATCGATGCTACTCGCAAGGGTGGTATTGCTCGGTTCGTGAACCACTCATGTGAG CCAAACTGCGTTGCCAAAGTTATATCTGTGAGGACAGAAAAGAAG GTTGTGTTTTTTGCCGAAAGAGACATATATCCAGGAGAGGAGATAACCTACGACTACCATTTCAACCACGAAGACGAAGGTGAAAAAATTCCTTGCTACTGTAATTCCAAGAACTGCAGGCGTTATCTCAACTGA
- the LOC121783210 gene encoding uncharacterized protein LOC121783210 isoform X1, with product MERSLHSSAGMEDTWRRQLWRQSEFPPPPSSLLDSRAQLSDADCRLYMQLLQESMPLTGGMTRDHMPSNMHGVDNLGHADLGASFLSLISGPTVHVPCDQQHLLNPNTLLVSNPHPPSGGTANGFPRGSRVSVLPGFSWPHRLDLPNFTSGSFFQPSTSSNADANCRNNYEILQTASLDVRKSQTVACQNSHEKGKVNCLYPPTGSNTSSKILEKYPLITASPKFPVDNNASVCSPYNPSNSFFRVSCCGISGSLLLSDTGLLGVVCACHGLCMSISKFLEHSGSCDADPGNAVFMDNGETIAHWWKVFSSKIRIRVLEGPRGWDWPEGISVASGLTDHPISSLSNSSITLNQVDSCRASASYEQKSRSSINSKDNHSCRNIVDEYLHRGTDRPSRDCGNSFFKNFMSNSHQTQHLHGLLNSTSVHSEKASQPVVSSLNLKTSCSGFSDGSENSLIVEKPGVSSSIELRLGQPSQKSLTLNMKHQLAVGSNIHGIHEEASNVFFQDKLRQTKANKWQGSGPTHQFANINSSPAGRRRPTHLEHSHGVGGGYAATANCWKDSSNISLQTTTNLSSKLQTNNPETKCQFRNIYENSSYRHACENIHYESNANERDKIYLPCSSLASTIKELGMDVSNGPSKMNEEKVVEYALDGLVSAAKSHIEVRGELKGKGRSCNLDLGENSAAFLGKHLDSHHVSTTPTDKSYGGEFSNNYLKISSLSDITHFSYNNLKPIRNLMISEEMPLGPTAQDSVFVHNAVPTLPKENSSLIRKGLQYKSVEMPGAWNMFDLSGRDNGPPVRGVQEHEIAKNPCVLSPVTIAPSTSQDSAQLRDSLSIIKSPETGDKSRLPGYWIGYNCERFCTKGRSQYAENSGLPHMEQLYLRGSECNFTRSKKEHSSQGLSYASVPEKCSSTNQENYLAGQYDLNDDNFGNMAKGDRSGLDTTSSLHSKLKTNFSFLETTKSFDKAKSSVVPNTKSAESCYFQWRDVPKKGTGNCSLTGKEREVVSHSPLGCPAADVSKSLAEFTPIVVPVKEHEITNISSGCSAPDVTQSSSEVNKKESPTTEVRNIRFADNLVLDNGSGNVRSCSSDDALDSESGPEFYESVSKINSIKSKPFKLVPRKESLSLVEEIRVKNSLQLKMPPYKIKRSYTFHEDSDCLQNFELAPKKKRKTVKWKKLDVSGNSSIDNKTPKCSEELGQNANSFSDMQIQHKGDQQQSPSSCAEYVEQSDKQRNSAFPAATWISRGKDFKEVQHEHQQQWNTCKSLVVNDTLRASEVLRKKRLRLNEDSSRPIETREKFCSGAALTGKWTSLGGCNSLSKSSFEKRIVRPTVCGKYGIISNGNPSKPTKIVPLRVVLKTAASLVDKSSRKADNYKKLKSTSVKEKKMRVIHVNETVLGKKVQKSRVNKCGSRSSHSIELESSDWSDELDTASCSETDGSDYPSSYALQKGIKHSTADSKTEDKLRTKFKEGRKRSLHELLFKGNSSSVLNEVVETTSRCCGVVMKNAVDGRAQTSESNDALRCSEKHLPENSDMFGCVCGGSNKDEHSQLLQCNRFLLKGLRDEGEAVDNKNVSFHQRCMPYATSHVIIPDSDSESLQTGERFSCARTEVYKGRKREGFFHNRSRDGNRSGGCLVPQEQLNAWQHINRQKPQRKGLPMLLSCNVESDCRKAYTRYKQSKSWKQLVVYKSGIHALGLYTSQFISCGAMVVEYVGEIVGLRVADRRESEYHSGKKLQHKSACYFFKIDKEHIIDATRKGGIARFVNHSCEPNCVAKVISVRTEKKVVFFAERDIYPGEEITYDYHFNHEDEGEKIPCYCNSKNCRRYLN from the exons ATGGAGAGAAGCCTGCATTCGTCGGCAGGAATGGAGGACACGTGGCGGAGACAGCTGTGGCGACAGTCCGAGTTTCCTCCTCCGCCCTCCTCATTGCTCGATTCCCGTGCTCAG CTCTCTGATGCAGATTGTCGTCTTTATATGCAATTGCTGCAAGAATCAATGCCATTAACTGGTGGAATGACCCGGGATCACATGCCATCTAACATGCATGGTGTCGACAACTTGGGCCATGCTGATCTTGGAGCTTCATTCTTATCTCTGATTTCAGGTCCAACGGTTCATGTGCCCTGTGATCAGCAGCATTTATTGAATCCAAATACATTACTGGTCTCCAATCCACATCCACCAAGCGGTGGGACTGCCAATGGATTTCCCAGAGGAAGCAGAGTTTCGGTCTTGCCTGGTTTCTCATGGCCACACAGATTGGACTTGCCAAATTTTACTTCGGGATCGTTTTTTCAACCTTCTACTTCGTCTAATGCTGATGCAAACTGTCGAAACAATTATGAGATACTTCAGACTGCAAGCTTGGATGTTCGAAAATCACAGACAGTAGCATGCCAGAACTCTCATGAGAAAGGCAAAGTAAATTGTTTATACCCCCCGACTGGGAGTAACACTAGCAGTAAGATACTAGAGAAGTATCCCCTCATAACAGCTTCCCCGAAATTTCCGGTAGACAACAATGCATCTGTTTGCTCCCCTTACAATCCTTCCAACAGTTTTTTTCGCGTTTCATGTTGTGGCATCA GTGGAAGCTTACTTCTCAGTGATACTGGACTTCTTGGAGTTGTTTGCGCATGCCATGGTCTGTGCATGTCAATCTCCAAATTCTTAGAG CATTCAGGTTCTTGTGATGCTGACCCTGGGAATGCAGTTTTTATGGATAATGGAGAGACTATAGCTCACTGGTGGAAGGTCTTCTCATCCAAAATCAGG ATTAGAGTGTTGGAAGGGCCCAGAGGATGGGATTGGCCTGAAGGAATTTCAGTGGCGTCGGGTTTGACAGATCATCCTATTTCCAGCTTGTCAAACAGTTCCATCACGTTGAATCAAGTAGACTCTTGTAGAGCTTCAGCAAGCTATGAGCAGAAAAGTCGCAGTTCCATAAATTCGAAGGACAATCATAGTTGCAGGAACATTGTTGATGAATATCTACACCGTGGAACAGATAGACCGTCAAGAGATTGCGGAAATTCttttttcaaaaacttcatgAGCAATTCTCACCAAACTCAACATTTGCATGGACTGCTAAACTCAACTTCTGTACATTCAGAGAAAGCTTCTCAGCCTGTTGTGTCCTCGCTTAATTTAAAAACATCATGCAGTGGCTTCAGTGATGGTTCAGAAAACAGTTTAATTGTTGAGAAACCTGGAGTTTCCTCTAGTATTGAATTGAGACTTGGGCAGCCGTCACAGAAAAGCCTGACATTGAATATGAAACATCAACTTGCTGTCGGGTCTAATATACATGGCATACACGAGGAGGCCTCAAATGTGTTTTTCCAGGATAAGCTTCGTCAGACAA AAGCCAATAAATGGCAAGGTAGTGGACCGACTCATCAGTTTgcaaatattaattctagtcCGGCCGGAAGAAGGAGGCCAACTCATTTGGAGCATTCACATGGTGTGGGAGGAGGCTATGCTGCAACTGCCAATTGCTGGAAAGACTCATCAAATATTAGCTTGCAAACAACAACCAACTTAAGTTCTAAGTTGCAAACAAACAACCCCGAGACAAAGTGTCAATTCAGAAACATTTATGAGAATAGCAGTTACAGGCATGCCTGTGAGAATATTCATTATGAATCCAATGCTAATGAAAGAGACAAAATTTATCTTCCATGTAGTTCGCTGGCTAGTACCATCAAGGAATTGGGTATGGATGTGTCGAATGGCCCTAGCAAAATGAACGAGGAAAAAGTAGTGGAATATGCTTTGGATGGCTTGGTCAGTGCAGCCAAATCACATATTGAAGTCAGAGGGGAACTTAAGGGAAAGGGAAGAAGTTGTAACTTAGATCTGGGAGAGAACTCCGCAGCTTTTCTAGGGAAACACCTTGATTCCCACCATGTATCTACCACGCCTACTGATAAATCATATGGTGGAGAATTCTCAAACAATTACTTGAAGATCTCTTCTCTTTCTGATATTACCCACTTCAGTTATAATAATCTCAAACCTATCCGAAATCTAATGATTTCTGAAGAGATGCCTCTGGGGCCCACCGCCCAAGATTCAGTGTTTGTCCACAATGCAGTTCCAACATTGCCAAAAGAAAACAGTAGTCTAATAAGAAAAGGTTTGCAGTACAAGAGTGTGGAAATGCCTGGTGCGTGGAACATGTTTGATTTATCTGGCAGAGACAATGGCCCACCTGTGAGAGGTGTCCAAGAACATGAGATCGCAAAAAATCCTTGTGTACTGTCTCCTGTGACAATTGCTCCATCAACATCACAGGATTCTGCACAATTACGTGATTCTTTGAGTATAATAAAATCTCCAGAAACGGGAGACAAGTCAAGGTTGCCTGGATATTGGATTGGCTATAATTGTGAGAGATTTTGTACAAAAG GAAGATCTCAGTATGCCGAAAATTCTGGACTTCCTCACATGGAGCAGCTTTACTTAAG GGGATCTGAATGCAACTTTACTCGCAGCAAGAAAGAGCACTCCTCACAAGGTTTATCATATGCCTCTGTACCTGAAAAGTGCAGCTCTACTAACCAAGAAAATTATTTGGCTGGGCAGTATGACTTGAATGATGATAACTTTGGTAATATGGCAAAAGGAGATAGAAGTGGATTAGATACAACAAGCTCACTTCACTCGAAGTTGAAGACAAACTTTAGTTTTCTGGAGACAACTAAATCTTTTGATAAAGCTAAAAGTTCTGTGGTACCAAACACGAAGAGTGCTGAATCTTGTTATTTTCAGTGGAGAGACGTGCCCAAAAAAGGAACAGGGAATTGCAGTTTGACTGGTAAAGAACGGGAAGTTGTTTCGCACAGTCCTTTGGGATGCCCTGCTGCTGATGTTTCTAAGTCGCTTGCTGAATTTACTCCGATTGTGGTTCCCGTGAAGGAGCATGAAATAACTAATATCTCTTCTGGATGTTCTGCTCCTGATGTGACCCAGTCATCCAGTGAGGTTAACAAGAAAGAGTCTCCTACTACTGAAGTTAGGAATATCAGGTTTGCTGATAATCTAGTTCTCGATAACGGATCCGGAAATGTCAGAAGCTGTTCATCTGATGATGCACTTGATTCAGAATCCGGTCCTGAATTCTATGAATCAGTGTCCAAGATCAACTCGATCAAGAGCAAACCATTCAAACTAGTTCCTAGGAAGGAATCTCTTAGTCTAGTTGAAGAGATCAGAGTAAAAAATTCATTGCAATTAAAAATGCCACCATACAAGATCAAGAGAAGTTACACCTTTCATGAAGACAGTGATTGTTTACAGAATTTTGAGTTAGCTCCTAAAAAGAAGAGGAAAACAGTTAAATGGAAGAAGCTGGATGTCTCTGGAAACTCCTCCATTGATAACAAAACCCCAAAATGCTCTGAGGAACTTGGACAGAATGCTAATTCATTCTCAGACATGCAGATACAACATAAAGGTGATCAACAACAAAGTCCTAGCAGTTGTGCAGAGTATGTTGAGCAAAGTGACAAGCAGAGAAATTCTGCTTTTCCTGCTGCCACATGGATCTCCCGTGGAAAAGACTTCAAGGAAGTTCAACATGAACATCAGCAGCAATGGAACACATGTAAAAGTTTGGTGGTTAATGATACTTTAAGAGCTTCTGAAGTGTTGAGAAAGAAAAGGTTAAGACTAAATGAAGATTCTTCCAGACCTATAGAAACTCGAGAAAAATTTTGTAGTGGTGCTGCATTGACTGGAAAATGGACATCATTAGGTGGCTGTAATTCTCTCAGTAAATCCAGCTTTGAGAAACGGATTGTCAGGCCAACAGTTTGTGGGAAGTACGGAATTATTTCTAATGGAAATCCATCAAAGCCAACAAAAATTGTTCCCTTGAGAGTGGTTCTCAAGACTGCCGCGTCTCTTGTAGATAAAAGCAGCAGAAAAGCTGACAACTATAAGAAACTCAAATCCACATCTGTAAAAGAAAAGAAGATGAGGGTTATACATGTAAATGAAACAGTTTTGGGCAAGAAAGTACAGAAGAGTCGAGTGAATAAGTGTGGATCTCGCAGTTCACATTCTATTGAACTGGAATCTAGTGACTGGAGTGATGAATTAGACACAGCATCCTGCTCTGAAACTGATGGAAGTGATTATCCGTCATCATATGCTTTGCAGAAAGGCATCAAACATAGTACTGCTGACAGCAAAACCGAGGATAAGCTGAGAACAAAGTTCAAGGAAGGTCGTAAGCGAAGCCTTCATGAACTCTTATTCAAGG GAAATAGTTCCAGCGTTTTAAACGAAGTGGTGGAAACAACTAGCAGATGTTGCGGAGTGGTGATGAAAAATGCTGTGGATGGTAGAGCTCAAACAAGTGAATCGAACGATGCACTGAG ATGCTCAGAGAAACACCTACCTGAAAACTCAGACATGTTTGGTTGTGTTTGCGGGGGATCAAACAAAGATGAACACAGTCAATTACTACAGTGCAATAGGTTTTTACTTAAG GGGCTTCGAGATGAGGGTGAAGCTGTTGACAATAAGAATGTTAGCTTTCATCAGAGATGCATGCCTTATGCGACATCTCATGTGATAATACCTGATAGTGACAGTGAAAGCCTTCAAACTGGAGAGAGGTTCAGCTGTGCTCGAACTGAG GTTTACAAGGGTCGTAAACGAGAAGGATTTTTTCACAATCGTTCTCGTGACGGAAATCGAAGTGGTGGTTGCCTTGTTCCTCAAGAGCAACTCAATGCATGGCAGCACATAAATCGACAGAAGCCACAGAGAAAAGGGCTTCCAATGCTGTTAAGTTGCAATGTTGAATCAGACTGCCGG AAGGCTTACACTCGGTATAAGCAATCAAAAAGTTGGAAACAGTTGGTGGTGTATAAATCAGGCATACATGCTTTGGGTCTCTACACGTCACAGTTCATCTCTTGTGGAGCCATG GTTGTAGAGTACGTAGGCGAAATAGTGGGGCTGCGCGTGGCAGACAGAAGGGAGAGTGAATATCATTCAGGAAAGAAGCTGCAGCATAAGAGTGCATGTTATTTCTTCAAGATAGATAAAGAGCACATTATCGATGCTACTCGCAAGGGTGGTATTGCTCGGTTCGTGAACCACTCATGTGAG CCAAACTGCGTTGCCAAAGTTATATCTGTGAGGACAGAAAAGAAG GTTGTGTTTTTTGCCGAAAGAGACATATATCCAGGAGAGGAGATAACCTACGACTACCATTTCAACCACGAAGACGAAGGTGAAAAAATTCCTTGCTACTGTAATTCCAAGAACTGCAGGCGTTATCTCAACTGA